Genomic segment of Prochlorococcus marinus XMU1405:
GAATAATTTTCTAGCATTTTTTCTACTTCTTTATTTTCCCTAACAGCACTATCAACGGGTTTATATTTTAGAGGGGCTAGGGCTTTCCCTCTTAAAATCGAACCAAGTGTAAGCATCGTAATTTTAAGTTGCTGTAATGGTTTCATGGAGACAACTCTTTTGTATAAGTAACTATCAAAAGTAAGCCTTTGAACATCCATGTCATCACACATCTCAACAAAGGCTTCTCTAGCAGAATCATTTCTGTAGAAAATATTTTGAAGGATTTCTAGCACCTTATAAGTTGTGCCATATTTTTTATCCCATTTTTTAAGATAGTTTTTTAAATCTTTTTCTGATGGAATTACTTGACCATTTTTTGATGCTTCAACAATTTCTTCAGCACACATTCTTCCACTTTTTGCAGCAAAATAAATACCCTCTCCAGAACTTTTTGTAACATAACCAGCTGCATCACCAACCAATGCCATTCTCCCTACTACCCTTCTTGGCCTTGGATGCTCTGGAATAGGGTGAGCTTCTACCTTTATTACTTCACCATTGACAAGTCTTTTCTTTGCCCTATTTCTTACACCCTCTTGAAGTCCTTTAATTAATGACTGATTCTTTTGCATGGTTCCAGTGCCCACAGCAACATGATCATATTTAGGAAATACCCATCCATAAAAATCAGGAGAAACATCAGTTCCGACATACATTTCAGCAAGATCTTCGTAGTAACTCATTTCTTCTTTAGGCAATTTAATTCTTTCCTGAAATGCTATAGCAACTTTGTAATCACCTGCATCCATTGCTTTAGCGACTCTGCTATTGGCTCCATCAGCTCCGATCAAAAGGTCAACAGTAAGCTCTTTGAGTTCCCCTTTTTTATCTCCATTCGTAAAATCTGAATAGGAAAGCTTATATGGCCCTTGATTATTATCGCCAGTATCAATTGAAGTAACTAATCCATTTATTAAAGTAGCACCAAGATCTGATGCTCTGTTGCGCATAAAGGCATCCATAACTTCTCTTCTACACATCCCAATAAACTCATTATCACTTTTCCCATAAACTCTATCTAAACTTATGTCTACTTCTCTATTTGATGGAGATATCATTCTCATATGCCTTACTTTTCTATCGATAATTGACTCAGGTAAATCAAATTCTTCGACCATGCAAAGTGGAATTGCTCCTCCACATGGTTTCGCATTATCTAATTTCCTCTCGAAGAGCCAAGTTTTTATCCCAGCTTTAGCAAGTATTTCTGCTGCACATGAACCACTTGGACCTCCACCAATAACAGCTACCCTCAACATATGAAAAAAAATAATACTGTATATAAAAACTACATCTTTTTTGCTTATAAAAGTGCATTTCTTAAAATAATAGTTAATATCGAAATATCTTTTCCAAATTCACTTCTAAATATTGGAACTAAACAAAGATATCGATCAATTTGAAATACCACTTGCCAAGAGAACTAACCTAAATAATCCAAATTCAACATTATTAAAAAAATTATTAGTATTTTCTCCATTTCTTTTTCTTATTTTTTCTGTCGCTGCATTGAGATTAATTAGAAATATAGAAATAGGATCTCTTGGCAATATTAATGTTCAGGTTCAGACAAATCACGATCATAGAGTTTTGGGCCATTTACCTTATGCGGAAATTCCTAAGGAGAAACTAGTTTTAATTGAGCCCAATATTCAAGTTCACATTGATATGCGTGATTCTTTGTTGGATATGAGGGATGCAGCAAAAAAGAATGGGATATACTTAGTTTTCTTGAGTGGTTATAGATCAATAAATTTGCAAAACGAAATCTTCTATTCTCTTAAATCTTTAAGAAATCAGGAAGCTGCAGAAAGAGCTAGAGTTTCAGCCCCCCCTGGATATTCTGAACATAGTACTGGTTTTGCAATTGATATTGGTGATGCTACTCAAAGAGAAACAGACTTTGAGACCGAATTCGAAAATACTGACGCCTTTAAGTGGTTAATAAAGAATGCAGCTAAATTTCATTTCAAGTTATCGTTCACTAGAGATAATAAATTTATAGATTATGAACCTTGGCATTGGAGATATGAGGGTTCAATTGAAGCCTTAAAGGTTTTTGAAAATTCAAATAGAAAATCATAAACCTAATTCATTAAATTAAGTTATTCAATATGATTATGTTTTTCAAAGTCTTAAAGAGAAAATTCTCATAATAAGCATTCTTTGAGTTAGCCTTAATAAAGTTAATCTACTATTTATATAAAATTTATAAATGTCATCTTCGATAAAAGAAATTAGGAATGTTGCAATTATTGCGCACGTAGATCATGGTAAGACAACACTTGTGGACGCATTGTTATCTCAATCAGGAATATTTAGAGACAATGAAGTCATTCCTACATGCGTAATGGATTCGAATGATCTAGAAAGAGAAAGAGGAATAACAATACTCTCAAAAAATACTGCTGTGAATTATAAAGATACCAGAATTAACATTATAGATACACCAGGACATGCAGATTTTGGAGGAGAAGTAGAGAGAGTTTTGGGAATGGTTGATGGTTGTCTGCTTATTGTTGATGCTAATGAGGGGCCGATGCCTCAAACAAGATTTGTTTTGAAAAAAGCATTAGAAAAAGGACTTAGGCCTATAGTTTTTGTAAATAAAATTGATAGGCCAAGAGTAGTCCCAGAAATAGCAATTGATAAGGTATTGGATTTGTTTTTAGAATTAGGAGCAGATGATGATCAATGTGATTTCCCTTATCTTTTTGGAAGCGGCCTTTCTGGTTTTGCAAAAGAAGAGATGGAATCTAATAGTGACAATATGATGCCTCTTTTTGAAGCTATTATTAGACATGTTCCACCTCCAGTAGGCGATGCCAACAAGCCTCTTCAGCTACAAATAACTACTTTGGACTATTCTGATTTCTTAGGCAGAATAGTAATTGGAAAGATACACAATGGAACTATAAAAAATGGTCAACAGGCTAGTTTAATTAAAGAAAGCGGAAAAACTATTAAAGGTAAGGTTAGTAAGCTTTTAGGATTTGAAGGATTGCAAAGAATTGATATAAATGAAGCATTTGCAGGTGATATTGTTGCTGTTTCTGGTTTCGATGACGTCAATATAGGTGAGACCATAGCATGTCCCGATTCTCCCCATCCACTTCCATTAATCAAAGTTGATGAACCTACCTTAAATATGACATTTGTTGTTAATGATTCTCCATTCGCGGGTAAAGAGGGGAAATTTGTTACTAGTAGACAACTGAAAAATAGATTGGAAAGGGAACTTTTAACAAATGTTGCCCTAAGGGTCGAAGAAACTGATTCTCCCGATAGATTTTCAGTTTCAGGAAGAGGAGAATTACATTTAGGTATTTTGATTGAAACTATGAGAAGAGAAGGGTTTGAGTTTCAAATCTCACAACCTCAAGTAATTTTTAGAGAAATTGATAATGTTGAATGTGAGCCTATTGAGACTTTGGTTTTAGATGTACCTGAAGTATCCGTTGGCTCTTGTATTGAGAAACTTGGATCGAGAAAAGCAGAAATGAAAAATATGCAGACAAGTTCGGATGGGAGAACTCAATTAGAATTTCTTGTGCCATCAAGAGGACTTATTGGGTTTCGCGGTGAATTTGTTCGTATAACAAGAGGTGAGGGTATCATGAGTCACTCATTTTATGAATATAAACCTAAAGCAGGAGATTTTGAAACTAGAAGGAATGGAGTCCTTATAGCTTTTGAGGAAGGTGTGGCCACATTTTATGCATTAAAGAATGCTGAAGATAGGGGAGTATATTTTATTAAACCTGGAGTAAAAGTTTATAAGGGAATGATAATTGGGGAGAATAATCGACCACAAGATCTTGAGTTGAATATATGTAAAACCAAGCAGTTGACTAATATGAGGTCCGCAGGGGCAGAAGAACTTGATACTTTGCAGTCACCTGTTGATATTACGCTTGAAAGAGCGCTCGAATATATTGGTCCAGACGAAATGCTAGAGGTAACACCTGATTCAATAAGGATGAGAAAAATAAATAAAAAGAAAAGAAATTAATAATTAGTTTCATGAACGAAGAAAGTACAAAAAGTTTTAAAGATTCTCTTTTTACTGCTTTAAATCTTTTTAACAATCATGAATGGTATGAGGCTCATGATGCTTTTGAAGAAATATGGAATTCCGTTGATGGAGACGAAAGACAAGTTATTCAAGGAATTTTACAAGTATCTGTTTCTCAATTTCACTTAAGTAAGGGTAATTTGAATGGAGCTACTATTTTGCTTGGAGAGGGTTTAGGTAGAATAAAAACTAGAACTAAGATTAATTTAGGAATTGATCTTGAATCCTTCTGCCAATGTTTGGAAGATTTATTGAGGAAATTACAGTATGAAGAGCTATTAAATGAGGACGATAAGCCTTTTTTGAAACCTCTTTGATGAATATGAATATATCTTTATCTTTAATGAAATTACTATTTTCTATCCCAAATTTTTTTCAAGAAAACAAGAAAACTAATCGAGCTCAAGAAAAATGAACCTAAAGATTCATAACGTATCCCTTTCAATTAAAGGAAGATTAATCGTAAATGATGTTTCTATAATTGTAAATCCAGGGGAAGTTGTAGGTTTGATGGGACCTAATGGTGCAGGGAAAACTACCACTTTTAATATTGCAGTTGGGAATATAAAACCTGATAAAGGTGAAATTTTAATGAATGGAAAAAATATAACCAATCTTCCTCTCCCAATTAGATCAAGACTTGGTTTGGGTTATTTAACTCAAGAAGCAAGTATATTTAGAGACCTAACTGTTAAGGATAATATAGATTTGGCTTTGCAGAATTCATCTTATAGTAGAGCTGCAATAAGAAATAGAAGAGAACAATTAATTAATGAATTTAATTTGAATAACTTTGTAGATAATTATGGTTATCAACTTTCGGGAGGAGAGAGGAGGAGGTGTGAGATAGCTAGGGCTCTTACCGTAGGCAGAAAAGGACCTAAATATTTGTTGTTAGACGAACCCTTTGCTGGAATCGATCCTCTAGCTGTTAATGATTTAAAGAAACTAATTCTTAAATTAAGTAGTGACGGGGTTGGGATTCTTATTACAGACCACAATGTTAGGGAAACCCTTTTAATTACAAACAAATCATATGTTTTAAGTGAAGGAAAAATTTTAGCTTATGGATCATCACGTGAATTAGCAGATAATCCAATAGTAAAGAAGTATTATCTAGGAGATAATTTCAAACTTTGAAATCTTATTGAAAATAAATTAAAATTTAATTATTAAAGATTTACTCATATAGGAATAATTTAAATTATTATTTGAATGTCATGAAATATAAATCATATTAATTTCTTAGATGATACTAGATAATTTTTCTAAAAATTTAATATATGACCCAGTTTCAGTCTTGGGTCTTCTAGTCTTTTATTTTTTATTATTTAACTTACCGATATCTTTAAGTGCAGTTTTTAAAAAGAAATTTTCTTCAACAGTGAGATTCCTTACGATTTTAGTGAATTTATTAATATCATTGCAATTGCTTTTTAGGTGGTCAATTTCTGGACACTTTCCTATTAGCAATTTGTATGAATCTCTTTATTTTCTTACTTGGGGAATCACAATTGGCCAACTATTGATTGAAAGGGAATATGAATCTCCATTAATTCCCTCAATTGCCATACCTATTGAGTTACTTACCGTATCCTTTGCTTGTTTTGTACTGCCTGAAGATTTGAAATTATCATCAAACTTGGTTCCAGCTTTAAGATCTAGTTGGTTAGTAATGCATGTTAGCGTCGTAATGCTTAGTTATGCAGCATTAATAATAGGTTCTTTACTTTCAATATCTGTTTTGTTTATTAATAAAAATAAGCCGCTTCAAATCAGAAGTAGTTCTACAGGTATAGGAGGATTTAAGCTTTCTAATGGCTATCCTTTAAATGATTTAGTAAAACCTATTGAATTTTCGCATTCAGAAGAATTAGATACATTAAGTTATCGTTCTATATTAGTAGGCTTTGTTCTTTTGACTCTCGGTTTAATCTCAGGTGCAGTTTGGGCTAATGAGGCCTGGGGGACATGGTGGAGTTGGGATCCAAAAGAAACATGGGCATTTATCTCATGGTTGTTTTATGCCGCTTATCTGCATATGAGAATAAGCAAGGGTTGGCAAGGTCGTAAACCAGCATTATTAGCATCTACAGGCTTTTTAATTGTTTTAGTTTGTTATTTAGGAGTTAATTTTTTAGGAATAGGGTTGCATAGTTATGGATGGATATTTGGGTGATTTCTTAATCATTCAGAATATTTATTGAGGCTCTGGAAGAACATTCCCCTTTTGTGCTTCTAGTGCAACCTTTCTCAAGTCCTCACATCCCTCTTTTAATGTTGGGTAAGCAAACATTCCACTACCTGCAATAAAACAATTCGCACCAGCATCCGCACATTGTGAAATAGTCCAATTTGCTTTTATCCCCCCATCAACTTCAATATCGACATTTAAGTTTTTTTCGATAATAAAGTTTCTTATTTCTCTGATTTTATTAAGCATTGTAGGTATGTAAGCTTGTCCTCCAAAACCTGGATTAACTGTCATAACCAAAACATGATCAACCATATCCATAATGTTTTTAATCATTTCAAAAGGAGTATGAGGGTTTAATGCAACAGAAGGAGATCCTCCTAAATCTCTTATTTTACCGAGAACTCTATGCAAATGAATATTTGCTTCGGCATGAGCTATTACTACTCCTGGTTCACCATTTGCCCCTTTTGTAGCGTTTACATAAGATTCAAGCATGGTTTCACAGTTGTACTGACTAACCATTAATTGAGTTTCAAAAGGGACATTGCAATATTTCCTGCATGCAGCAATCATCTCAGGCCCAAAGGTAAGATTTGGTACGAAATTTCCATCCATTACATCAAATTGAATTCTATCTACCCCAGCTTCCTCGAGCTCTTTTACGCATGCCCCCATATTTGCCCAATCTGCTGGTAAAACTGAAGGAATTATTTGAATTGGTCTATTAGCACCAGTTAAATTTGCTTGATTTGACTCGGTCATTTAATTTTTAAAATATTTAATAAAGATACTATATTTAGTTGTTTATTCCTAATTTCAAGTCACGGCCTGATAAAGTATCAGCTGTAAAGAGTTAAAAAAAGCTTACTAGCATAATAATTCTCATAAAAAATAACATTTTTTATGAGATCATACTCAAAACCTTTTAGAAAAATCCTCAAAATTTAATTGTGAATCAAACTTTAATTCAAGAAATTCTCGAAGTTGTCGAGCAAGCAGCTATTGCCTCAGCAAAACTAACAGGACTTGGCCAAAAAGATGAAGCTGATGCTGCAGCTGTCGAAGCAATGAGATTGCGAATGGGCAAAATTGAAATGAAAGGGAAAATTGTTATTGGAGAAGGTGAAAGAGATGAAGCACCTATGCTTTATATAGGTGAAGAGGTTGGTAGTGGAAGTGGCCCAGGGGTTGACTTTGCAGTAGATCCTTGTGAAGGAACTAATCTTTGTGCGAATAATCAAAGAGGTTCTATGGCGGTTTTAGCTGCTTCTGATACAGGTGGTCTTTTTAATGCTCCTGATTTTTACATGAACAAATTAGCAGCGCCTCCAGCAGCAAAAGGTAAAGTAGATATTAGAAATTCAGCTACTGAAAACTTGAAGATACTAAGTGATTGCTTGGGTCTTTCTATTGATGAGCTTACTGTTGTTGTAATGGATAGAACTAGGCATAAAGATTTAATCAAAGAGATTCGTGGATGTGGTGCAAAAGTACAACCGATTTCTGATGGTGATGTTCAAGCTGCGATTGCATGTGGTTTTGCAGGAACTGGAACACATTGCTTGATGGGTATAGGTGCTGCTCCTGAGGGTGTTATTTCTGCTGCTGCGATGAGAGCTCTAGGCGGACACTTTCAAGGACAACTAGTTTATGATCCAGCAATCGCTCAAACTTCTGAATGGGCTGATTACACAAAAGAAGGAAATATAAAACGTCTTAATGAAATGGGTATAACAGATATAGATAAAATCTATGAAGCTAATGAATTGGCCTCGGGAGAAAATGTTGTTTTCGCTGGAAGTGGTATAACTGATGGATTACTATTTGACGGAGTTAAATTTGAAAGGGATTGTGTTAGAACTAGTAGTCTAGTTATTAGTACATTAGATAGTACTGCAAGGTTCACGAATACTGTTCACATAAAAGATGGTGCTAAGAGTATCAGCCTTTAAAAATTCACTTTTGATTTTATGCATATTGTTGTCGTCGGACTGAGTCATCGCACGGCACCTGTTGAAGTGCGTGAGAAGTTAAGTATTCCTGACCAATCCATAACAGAATCATTGAAAGCATTAAAAGATTTCTCTGATGTATTAGAGGTGTCAATATTAAGTACCTGTAATAGGCTGGAAATATATGCGTTAGTAAAAGATAAAAATACTGGAATTTCATCTATTAAAGAATTCATATCAGAATATTCTGGAATTATTTTTGAAGATTTAAATCCACATCTTTTTTGCTTTAGACAGGAAGAAGCAGTTTTGCATTTGATGAAAGTCGCGGCAGGACTAGATAGCCTTGTTTTAGGGGAAGGACAAATCCTTTCGCAGGTAAAAAAAATGATGAGATTAGGTCAAGAGAATCAATCTACTGGACCAATTCTTAATAGATTATTAACTCAATCTGTTAGTACAGGTAAAAAAGTAAGATCAGAAACAAATTTAGGAACTGGAGCAGTATCAATCAGTTCAGCAGCGGTAGAACTTGCCCAATTAAAAATTGGCCAAGAAAAGGGTTTTGATACTCTTGTAAGTTTGGAATCAGAGAACGTTCTTGTTGTTGGCGCCGGACGAATGAGTAGGCTTTTAATAACTCATTTAAAATCAAAAGGATGTCATAAACTTATCCTTTTAAATAGAAATATTGATAGAGCATTAAATCTTGCTCAAGACTTCCCTGATTTAGAGATTGTTTGCAGAGGGTTAAACGAATTAGAAGAAAACATATCACTATCTTCAATTGTTTTTACCAGTACTGCTTCTGAAGAGCCAATTATTGACCTCGCAAAAATTGAAAAATTAAACTTGAGTAATAGACTTAAATTTATTGATATTGGTGTACCGAGAAATATATCTAATGATGTCAAACAACATGAATTTGTAAAATCATTTGATGTTGATGACTTACAAGAGGTCGTTTCAAGAAATCAAGAATTTAGGCAGAAAATAGCTAAGGAAGCGGAATCTTTAGTAGAAGAAGAAAGGATCATTTTTCTAGAATGGTGGGCAAGTTTAGAGGCGGTTCCAGTAATTAATAAACTTAGATCAGATTTGGAGTTAATTAGAAAAGAGGAATTGCAAAAAGCACTTAGTAGGATGGGACCTGATTTTTCGGCTCGAGAAAGAAAAGTTGTAGAAGCGCTTACTAAAGGAATTATCAATAAAATACTTCACACGCCTGTAACCAAATTGAGAAGTCCTCAATCAAGAGAAGAGAGACAAGTTTCTTTGAAAATCATTGAAAAATTATTTTCTTTGGTAGAAGAGGACAAAAATAACTAATTTTTCTCATTTATATTAAGTTTTTCTAGTGATTTATCGAAATACCTTTGTAAACTGACCATTAGTATTTCTAAATTTGCCCATAATCAGTTACTTTAAATAGTTGTATATCTACCTCCATTTGATTGAATGAAGCGTGTGTTGGCCATAATCCTCGGAGGAGGAAAAGGTTCTAGACTTTACCCTTTAACAAAAATGAGGGCAAAACCTGCGGTGCCGTTGGCAGGTAAGTATCGTTTGATAGATATCCCAATTAGTAATTGTATAAATTCAGGCATTGAAAAAATGTACGTGTTGACCCAGTTCAATAGTGCATCTCTAAATAGACATATAGGAAGAACCTATAATTTAAATGGCCCTTTCGGCCAAGGATTTGTAGAGGTTTTAGCTGCACAACAGACTCCTGATAGTCCTACGTGGTTTGAAGGTACTGCTGATGCTGTAAGAAAATACCAGTGGTTATTTCAAGAATGGGATGTTGATGAATATTTAATATTGTCAGGAGATCAACTGTACAGAATGGACTACAGTTTATTTGTTCAACATCATAGAGATAATGGCGCTGATTTAACCGTTGCAGCTTTGCCAGTTGATGAAGCTCAAGCAGAAGGTTTTGGCCTCATGAGAACAGATGATGTAGGAAATATAAAAGAATTCAGTGAAAAGCCCACTGGTGAGAAGTTGAAGGCAATGGCAGTAGATACTTCAAAATTTGGATTAAGTGAGGAGTCGGCTGCCGAAAAACCTTATCTAGCCTCTATGGGTATTTACGTTTTTAGCAGAAATACTCTTTTCGATCTTTTAAATAAATTTCCTAGTTATACGGATTTTGGTAAGGACATAATTCCTGAAGCCCTCAATAGGGGAGATACTCTTAAAAGTTATGTATTCGATGATTATTGGGAAGATATCGGCACCATTGGGGCATTCTTTGAGTCAAACCTTGCCTTGACTGAGCAACCAAAACCTCCATTTAGTTTTTATGATGAAAAATTTCCAATTTATACAAGACCAAGATTTCTACCCCCTTCTAAACTAGTAGATGCTCAAATTACTGATTCAATAGTCTGTGAGGGTACAATCTTGAAGTCATGCAGTATTTTGCATTGTGTTTTAGGTGTAAGAAGCAGGATTGAAAGTGATTCAGTTCTTGAGGACACTCTCGTTATGGGTGCCGATTTCTTTGAATCGCCTGAAGAGAGGATTGAATTAAGAAAAGGAGGCGGCACACCTCTTGGAGTAGGTGAAGGAACTACTGTAAAAAGAGCAATTCTCGATAAGAATACAAGGATTGGTGATAATGTTGTGATAATTAATAAAGATCGAGTAGAAGAAGCAGATAAGCCAGAATTAGGCTTCTACATAAGAAATGGAATTGTTGTAGTTGTTAAAAATGCAACTATTGCAAACGGAACTATTATTTAAATTTTTTCGATCATTTTTCGCTGACATAAGTATTTTTTTTGAGCAATTTTGTTTAGTTGCATGCACACTATATTTATTGAGTTTTTTAATTTTTTATGTCCAAGGCACATTTTGGTTTAGTAGGTCTTGGTGTTATGGGCGAAAATTTAGTTCTTAACGCAGAGAGAAATGGATTTTCTAGTGTAGTTTTTAATAGAACTTACTCAAAAACCGAAGAATTCTTACAGGGTCGAGGCCTTGGGAAGAATATAGAAGGAGCTGAAACTCTTCAGGAATTTGTTAATAAGTTAGAGAGACCTAGAAGAATTCTTATGATGGTTAAAGCTGGGCCAGCAACAGATGCTGTCATTGATAATATTTCTGGATATCTCGAGGAAGGAGATTTATTAATAGATGGCGGTAACTCTCAATTTAAAGATACAGAAAGAAGGGTGAATACTCTTGAAAGTAAAAGTTTTGGATACATCGGAATGGGAGTCTCTGGGGGTGCCAAAGGAGCTCTAGAGGGTCCAAGCATGATGCCCGGTGGTACTAAGGCTTCATATGATGCAATAGAGAGCTTACTAACAAAAATGGCTGCCAAAGTTGAGGACGGACCATGTGTTGCATATGTTGGCCCAGGCGGCTCAGGTCATTTTGTAAAAACTGTTCATAACGGAATTGAATATGGAATTGAACAAATACTTGCAGAAGCTTATGACCTTATGAAGAGAGTCAAAGGTATGAATGGAGAGCAGATGTCAGAGGTATTTGGTATTTGGAATAATACTGATGAATTAGCTTCTTATCTTGTTGAGATAACAGAGATTTGTCTAAATACAAAAGATGATATAAC
This window contains:
- the gndA gene encoding NADP-dependent phosphogluconate dehydrogenase — its product is MSKAHFGLVGLGVMGENLVLNAERNGFSSVVFNRTYSKTEEFLQGRGLGKNIEGAETLQEFVNKLERPRRILMMVKAGPATDAVIDNISGYLEEGDLLIDGGNSQFKDTERRVNTLESKSFGYIGMGVSGGAKGALEGPSMMPGGTKASYDAIESLLTKMAAKVEDGPCVAYVGPGGSGHFVKTVHNGIEYGIEQILAEAYDLMKRVKGMNGEQMSEVFGIWNNTDELASYLVEITEICLNTKDDITGDDVVEKILDKAGQKGTGLWTVVSALELGVSVPTIYASLNARVMSSLKEQRSEIEKTIPSKEIEDFDLGNVSDGMKPLFDAVVLATIASYAQGMDILREASAVYNYGLNMPSIAQIWKGGCIIRSKLLSKIQDAYNKDPDLKNLIFDDWFNNEIATRLDNLAKVVSLSTKAGIPVPCLSSTLDYLNSYRTNRLPQNLVQAMRDCFGSHTYERIDREGSFHTEWMK